In the Ricinus communis isolate WT05 ecotype wild-type chromosome 3, ASM1957865v1, whole genome shotgun sequence genome, taaaaataaaattcaaactgGATTGAACTAAATATTCAATACATTACAAAAGAAATACAATAACAACAGTATTTCCTTATCCAAGCAAGGGGCTAAGCACAATTAAACAACAAAATCGCTagaacattaaaatataaaagatgcATAAAACTTGTTataaaaggaaacaactaAGCAGACAAGAGGGACTAAGAACCTCACTATAAAGACTGGACTGCCTTTTTTGTTAATCTGATAAAGCGTTGCGCTTTTCTTTCCCACAAAAATGCAGAGCGATGGATTTGAACCATGGAGCTGAAGAGATaatctagagagagaaagagagatatggagtcttttctcttttctcttttcataaTTTTGCTTTACAAATTCAACTAACCGTTATTGATGGGTCCCAACTAAGTCCACCTCGTTAGTTTCAAATGGTCATATGCCCTGTTAAAGGTCAATGTTAATAGAAGGGCTTAGACAACccattttaatgttatttttaagcaATTTATTCCAAAAATTAGTTTAGGGGGTTATATGTCCTACGGACCAAACATTAGGGGCCAATTTGTATCTTTGTCCTTTTGAATATGTAGACAAAGGGTctattttacaaataaactTGTGTCTAAGTATTAAATCagtcaattttaattttttaataaatagattcataatttgtcatttttcagtcaattgaattcaaattttttaaaatttgccTAATACGCTCTTATATAGCGTGTCACTAGATATTGtatcagtaaattaataaaataaatgtcatttaatttttactacttaactaaaatctaaaaatatgatatattttattttttaaaaaaatttaaattggatGTATTTCACTGTTAGACACAAGTTCAGatagttatttattaacaaaaaatttaaatttggtgAATTTAACCCTTAGATATAAGTTCAGGGGCCTGGATATAAGTTCAGAGGATAAATGACCCTTTATCCCAAATAATAGTATAGTAAAGTTTGTTTATAGTTATATACTTAGGaccaataaatatattttttgatttaatacttaattttacCGGTAAAATGATagcaacaaaaaataaaatatgttgaTATCacatattatacaaataagattgatgagataaaataataatacagtaagataaaatataatataatataaatattttaaatatatatattcaaatattactacataaaaaaatattttcttaaaacgaaacttaaaaaatattataatatagagtttattaattctattaacaaCTTGTTCAAATTGGaaccaaaatttttttataactatgTAATGTTATTCTTATATTGGATATTACTATTTCAAAttgttaaataattttcaGTAACATAATACTCTAATTGGGTAAGTTAATAATTCTACACATTCAAATTTATGTGGAATTgattataactaaactaaattctaacaaaatacataaaattttcaaataaattctatattaatttgttaatgtattttataatactaaaatatctcctttaactttattatttttactttacttttattaatatatatttatcaaataaaatgaatttcttaATAGATTTCAACTAAACATAGCATTACTTCATTCACAGCATATAAACTTTAgatttatagataaattttatggattttaaCCAAACACAATCTAATGTAAGTGTATATATGGacccaatttttttttcctctgtATCCCAAACTTTGGAGCCATTTTTCTGCACAGGTCAACTTTATGTTGTTCGCTTAATCAAACATTCATTTTATGTAACTAAATTGCTTTGTCCCCAAGACAAGAAGCTGACAAGAAGTTATTAGTTTTCaaagtcaaaacaaaatttttttgTGAACTATGTATGAATCTTTCAGTTCAACACACTTGCTCTCCAAGCAAAATgtgtatataaaataagacaTCATTCTAATTAGACattcacttatttttattgtttctcCAGAGATAGACAATTAGCAATGGTGTCACTGAGGCTGCAGAAAAGGCTAGCTGCTAGTTTATTGAGATGTGGTGAAGGAAAACTGTGGCTTGATCCCAATGAAACCTGTGAAATATCCATGGCCAATTCTAGTAGGTtaccttctttcttttccctgCATATATAACTCTTATTCTCTAGTATTATCATATGTGTGTGTTTGTTTTTCCATTTCATGTTGTTTTTATCTTTGTTAGCAAAAAACCAAAGACAAAATTATCTATAAGCTATTTCCATCTTCCACTAGAAATAGTATTATTTGCCCAATTTGTTCAAAAAAAggattatttgatattttctaTCGcgattataatttatttatcttatatatatataaacaaatagaTAAATGATACGcaatttaagtattttatttaaaaatattaattaattgacacatatttcaatttatcaTTATCTACGTAGGTTAAAAATAGAAGCATTTAGTCCTATGGacctttgaaattttaatccatttttctttgatttctcaactttattctcacattaaaaaaatactttatcattcacttaatatatattgaattCACCCATGTCTCAATATTTTAAtgctaaataaatatcttattggTCTATAAATATAGTATATAGATGAGCATATTATTACACATTGCAAGTATAGTTATTATGTTGAAGAAACCACTagcttttataagaaatatatctCTAACACCAACatattttacttaaaaagGCTTCATAACACTAAATGCTTTTGAACCAATCTCTAAcacttttcttaaaagaagATAACAATGGCGAACACATATATTACTTGCCAGGGTGACTTAATTTACTGGTGAGGCATGTCAAACTGCAGGGATGAACATAAGAAAGCTGATACAGGATGGTTTCATCATTAGAAAACCAGCAACAACCCATTCAAGATCACAGGCAAGGCGGATGCAGGAGGCGAAACAGAGAGGAAAGCACTCAGGTTTTGGCAAGAGGAAAGGGACAAGAGAAGCAAGGTTACCTTCAAAGCAAAAGTGGATGGGGAAACTGAGAGTGCTGAGACGTTTACTAAAAAAGTACAGAGAAGTTGACAAGATTGACAGACACATGTATCATTATATGTATATCAAAGTGAAAGGCAATGCTTTCAGGAACAAGCGTGTGCTTATGGAGAGTATTCACAAGTTAAAGGCTGAAAAGACTGCTAAGGATAGAGCAGTTCTTGACCAATTTGTAGCCTGGAAAGCCAATAGCAAACAtagtaagaataaaaagaagattatTTCTTCTGTGAGCAGAGATTGAGCATGGCAATATGTTGAATAAATTTCTTCCTAATAGAGTAAGAgttctgttattattattattattattttattttattaaatattcaaattcaatctaattaaattagagcctaccaaataaaatttttagagGCGGTAAAACACTGCTGGTTAGAActtgttattaaatttttaaaaattagattagttgtttgtttatttgtgTTTGTATACTTTTGAATATTATCTACTAGTTTTTATAGCTGACTAACACTCACATGCCcacttatataatttgaaaaggggaactaaagaaattaaagaaaatatattatgttaCTAGATTAATCTAAAGTTTTACTTACATATGGTATTAAGTTTAGGATGGCATTCTCCAGATCAATTTTTCCAAAGAaatctgtttttctttttcttttttaattttaaaaggctttagaaagaaatagataaattgatattttcttaatagtagatgattaattaaaataatataaaaataaataaagtaaaaaaaaaaattataaatttgctTTTGAAACACTAATAATaacttcaaataaaaaatgttaCACTTAAAAACAGTGCTTTAAACGGAATTGATTATCTCAAAGAGTCTAAtcattgtttttaatttaattaatttatcaaaatttattaattttcttcttgtttaattttttttttttgaaaaaataaaacaatccAATCGATAGCTTGAActgattaaaaataatcatcCATTGAACTTTTAACTGATTAATC is a window encoding:
- the LOC8283115 gene encoding 60S ribosomal protein L19-1, producing the protein MVSLRLQKRLAASLLRCGEGKLWLDPNETCEISMANSRMNIRKLIQDGFIIRKPATTHSRSQARRMQEAKQRGKHSGFGKRKGTREARLPSKQKWMGKLRVLRRLLKKYREVDKIDRHMYHYMYIKVKGNAFRNKRVLMESIHKLKAEKTAKDRAVLDQFVAWKANSKHSKNKKKIISSVSRD